The DNA segment GAAAGTGGAGAAAGTTGAGGAGAAACCTGTGGATGATAATTGAATAGATCGTGCAAAAAGTAAGTTTTGTTGATTCTTTTGGATTTATACAGTTTTTAATGTTTTCATTTCATTATAGGTTTTAGTTTTAATTGTGTTTTTGCTATTGTAATCTGATCAGGTTTTAGTTTTCATTTTGTTAGATTTTGATGTTTTTAATCTGATTAGGTTTGCGAGATTTAAAATTGTTGACTGGTGCTGTTGAAGATATAATATGTTTTGGTGGATGATTTGTTGCGATGAGCTAATGAAATCTAAATGGATAAAATTCAATTTGATCTTATGTTAGCATAAGTAAATACTCCAGGTTCGGTTACTGGCATGGGGTAGATTAGGGTTAGTTTTATGTAATAATGGCTGGAAGATTAGAGACCACGATCCATCTATACTTTTCATGCCCCTATAACACCAGGGTGCGGTGTTGGGGGCGTTATCAATCCCCCTCACGCCCCTATAATGCCCATTACGCATTGTCTAACATGCTAAAGCGTTTATACGCGATTTTGTAGGAAAAAAGTGCTTGGATTGGATGATTTGCTAGTGGATCACTACAAGGAGAAGAATAGAGTAGCCGAGAGAGAATCTAAGTTGGCCAAGACTAAAAGGTCTTACAATTCGGATGATGAAGAGGACGGTCGTGTTGCTAAATTGTCGAAATATGTTGACGAGTGTCACGAGAAGGCACATATCTTTATCTTAATTatctttttttggttttttttttaaattctaatGATATAAGTTATTGTTGTTTTTATTGATATCGATCATAATTGTGTAACTTTATGAGTTTAATTATGTAGATGACTCAACTaggtgatgaagatgatgtatCCCATTGGGGTCttcaagtttttgggaaacaggTTAACACGCTTTAACCAGCCATTTGCCAATACAGTTTTTGCAACGCTTATTTTAAAACATACGTTATAACACAGTTGGTTTCTTGTGCAACACCCAGAAAACCCCACAATCATTTGCATTTAGTGAGCTTTCAAGTTGCTCGCTTTTTCGTTTGTGTGTGGACCATGAAGTGAACTCACTGGTTGAACTTAGTACTGAATCAGGTCAGTTTATGCATAAAAGTGTAGCTATTCATgtattatacatatatacatgagTTATGTAAATGTTGGTGGATAATTGGTTTGCATTTTTATTATTGCAGGAGAAACGTTCTTTGAAGGTTTGTTGACTAATGGCTGGCTATTGAAATTGGTCAGTAAATGCGGCGAAGTAGAGAAATCCATAGCGAATTGGACTTTTCATTTAAGTATGTTGTTCATCTGATAATACATGTTTAAATTATAATTTGTCATTTTATTTATTCAATTCTATATGGATTTATAGTGTTATACTCATCAAAGGAAGTACTCAGAAATGTTGCGGTTGACTTTTGGTGTGCTATTTTGTTGCTGAAAAATGAGGTTTCTGTGATAATTGCGCATCAATTTCTTTTTGTTGCTTAACTATATGAttgttatttttataattattgtCATGGCTTAATCAGGATGAGTCACCGTCTATAAAGATTGATTGGCTACCAAGTTATTCAGAACTGAGCGGTGCTCTTGAAACTTTCGGTTTCGTATTTCATTCACCTACTAAAGATTCTTCCGACACTGAAATTTATCTGGAGGTAATGTCATCAGATAACTTTTCTAAGTTATATCGGAAAATTTACGTTTATGTGGGAT comes from the Helianthus annuus cultivar XRQ/B chromosome 4, HanXRQr2.0-SUNRISE, whole genome shotgun sequence genome and includes:
- the LOC110933635 gene encoding uncharacterized protein LOC110933635; translation: MTQLGDEDDVSHWGLQVFGKQKTPQSFAFSELSSCSLFRLCVDHEVNSLVELSTESGETFFEGLLTNGWLLKLVSKCGEVEKSIANWTFHLMLYSSKEVLRNVAVDFWCAILLLKNEDESPSIKIDWLPSYSELSGALETFGFVFHSPTKDSSDTEIYLEILKAVRHLKTLELGLNT